CGCGGCGATCAGATGAGAGCGGTTGAGCTCGCCGGTCAGCGGATCGAGCCGGGCCAGCTTGGTCAGTTCCTCGTCGCGGGCGTGGCGCTCATTGTTGATACGGACCGAGCCGATCGCGCGCACCGGGCGGCCGTCGGGGCCGGCGAACCAGCGGCCGGTCTCCTCGATCCAGATCACCGGATCGGCGGCGCTCATGCGGACGCCGTACTCGACCCGGTAGGGCGTGCCGTCGGCGCCATGCACGGCATGGGTTTGCGCCAGCGCCGCCGTCCGCAGCGATGGCGCGGGCTCGATCAGCTTGGCGAATTCGGCGCCCGCCGCCAGCCGCTCGGCGGGAATGCCGGGAAAGACGCTGGCGACCTGATCGCCCCAGACGATCGCATCACTGCCGATGTCCCAGGCGAACACGGCCTGGCCGAGGGCAGCCAGGATGTCAGAGGCTTGCGGTAATGCGGGGGTCAAAGTCGCCTCGTTTCGGGACAGCGGGAAGTCCTGAGCTGACACAGGATAAAGCCAGATTCGTCGCCAACCCTAGGCAAAGTTGATAAACAATTTGGAAACCACGTTTCTGCGGGCGGAGGAACCACACCGGCCCGTCCGGCATAGGCCTTGCGAGTACTGACACGCCCCGGCACCAGCGTCCCGAAACGCGACAGGCTCTGCCGGATCAACGGTGATTGCGATGTTGAGTACGGATCGATCGGACGCGACGGAAAACGGCACAGGCACGGCCCTGGTGCCGGTCCTGCCGGTTCTGCAACTGGTTTACAAGACGCCGTTGCCGCGTCCCGATCCGAGCTTCGTCGCCCAGCTGATCGCCAATGCCGAACATCTGCCCCAGGCGAACCGGCTGCGCCGCGCCTCTTCCGAAGATGCGCGGACGGCCTATGGCGGCAAGCGCCCGCTGCAAAGCGTCAGCGCGCGGACGCGGCAGGTGGCTTGAGATCGATCAACGCGCCGGCGTGTCGGGGGACGGAGACGTGCCGTCGCCCGGCTGCAAATGCGGCGAGGAGACTTCCGGCGAGGGCGCGCTCTGCACCGGCTTCGGCGTGGGAGGATCCATCAAGACGGATTCGGCGACCGACTGTGCCGAGGGCGCGGGCGGCGTTACCGGTGCCGCGAGCGGCGCGGATACCGGCTCGAACTTGGGCTCGGCCACGGCATCGTCCGCCGGAGCCTCCACCTGGCGCTTGGCCTTGCGCGGCGCCGGCACGGTTGTCTCGGCGACATAGGTGACGCGGCGGCGCGTGCGCTGGGCGATACCGCCAAGGAAATCGGCCATCGCGAGCAGCACCAGCAGGAAATAGGTCGAGTTGCCGAATTTGGGCCACATCACGAATTCGGCCGCGGCGGCGCCGAACACGATCAGCGACAGCAGATGATCCATCAGGAATTTCGAGCCCGGCCGCGCACCCTTAACCACTTCGAGCAGCAGCAGCACGATACCGAGCGCCAGCATCACATCGGCGAGCGTCACCGGCCAGGCCTCGCCTGACACCATCGGCACCTTGAACAGCACATCCGTGAAGGACACGGTTGGCATCAGGAAGGCGATGATGTTGTAGACCGCGAGCGGAATCAGAAGCAGCGGGAAACCGACCATCGGCGAAATGCCTTCTCGATCAAGATATCCAGACAGGACAATGCGGCGGCGAAGCATTAGCTCCGCCGCCGCCACTGTCATATCTCGTGGGTTGGCCGAAATCAGGCAGGCGAATGATCCTGCCTGGAGAAAGGTCCTTAACTCAGGACTCTTTCTTCTTCAGGACCTGACGGCCCTTGTACATGCCGGTCTTGAGGTCGAGATGATGCGGACGACGGAGCTCGCCGGAGTCCTTGTCTTCCACATAGGTCGGCTTCTTGATGGCGTCTGCCGAGCGGCGCATGCCACGGCGCGACGGCGAGGTTTTTCTTCTCGGAACAGCCATTTCTACATCCTCTAGGGATTGGTGTTATCAGGGCATCGTCCGCGAGGGACGGCTCAGCACCCGCAATCCGAGGCGAGCTGAATGCCGATCAAGGCCGCGCTTATAGAGGAAGGCTGGCCGCAAAGCTAGGCTCTTGGGCCGGAAAATACGCCCGAAAAGGGCCCAAAATCAGCGATTTTCCCGCCAGCAGGTCGCGAGCGAGTTCGCCTGCGCCCTCGCCACATAGGTCCCTGCCAGCCGCCGGACGCCCGGGCCGGGGGTTTTGGCGCTGCGCTTCACCGGATTCGGCAGGATCGAGGCCAGAAGGGCCGCTTCGCGCGGGGAAAGGCTGGCGGCGGACTTGCCAAAGGCATAGGTGCTGCCCGCCTCGACGCCAAATTGGCCCCGCGGGCCGAACTCGGCGATGTTCAGGTATATCTCCAGGATCCGCGCCTTGGGCAGGATGAGGTCGATCCAGAGCGCCAGCGGGAATTCGAGCGCCTTGCGGACGAAGTCCCGGCCCTGCCAGAGGAATAGGTTTTTCGCGACTTGCTGGGTGATCGTGGAGGCGCCCCGGAACGGCGTACCATCCTCCTGGGCGTCGTCGATCGCCTCGCGCAGCGCGCCCCAATCGATGCCGTGATGCTTGCAGAAATGGGCGTCCTCGGCTGCGATCACCGATCGCGGCAGTGCGGGCGACATCGCCGCCAGGTCGATCCATTCCCGCTGCATCGGCGCGCCGCGAAGCGAGCGCCACGCCATCAGCGTCGAAACGGGATGGCCGATGCGGTAGAACGGCGCGATCACATAGGGCGCGAGAATGACGACCGCGAGCGCTACCAGCAGGATTTTGACGATGCGCAAATCGACCTCTCCGGCCCCGAACCAGAAGCGGCCACGGATCCTGCCATTAAGTCTGTGATAATTCGGACCTTTTCCAGCACTTTTTAGGCCTTCCAAACGATTGACTGGGGCGGGCTCATAAAGGATTGTCCCGCCGAATTTTAGTTCTGGAGCCCTTCTTGATGACCGGCACGTCCCCGTCCGATTTCGCCAAACGTCTGGACAAGACCGCTGATGATACCGAGGCCCTGCTCAGCCGGCTGCTGTCGGACGACATCCTGCATGATGAGATCGCCCGGCCCAAGCGACTGATGGACGCAATGCGCTATTCAAGCCTGAACGGCGGCAAGCGTCTGCGGCCGTTCCTGGTGGTCGAGAGCGCGGCCGTGTTCGGGGTTCCCCGTGAAGCCGCGCTGCTGGTCGGCGCTGCGCTGGAATGCATCCACTGCTATTCGCTGATCCACGACGATCTGCCGGCCATGGACAATTCGGATCTGCGCCGCGGCCGCCCGACCCTGCACAAGAAGACCGATGACGCCACCGCGATCCTGGCCGGCGACGGCCTGTTGACGCTCGCCTTCGACATCGTCACCCGCGACGAGATCCATCGCGACGCCAATGTGAGGCTGCTGCTGACGCGCGCGCTGGCGCGCTGCGCCGGCATCGGCGGCATGGTCGGCGGCCAGATCCTCGATCTCGCCGGCGAAGGCCGCTTCGGCGGCAACGAGCCGATCGACGTCGCCCGCATTCAGCAGATGAAGACCGGCGCGCTCTTGCGTTACGGCTGCATCGCCGGCGCGATCCTCGGCCAGGCCTCGCAGAAAGAATACCAGGCGCTCGACGATTACGGCCGTGCGCTCGGCGAAGCTTTCCAGATCGCCGACGATCTGCTCGATGTCGAGGGCGACGCGGCGGCTCTCGGCAAGCCGGCCGGCGCCGATGCCGCCCTTGGCAAGACCACTTTCGTCACCCAGCTCGGCATCGAAGGCGCCAAGCAGCGGGTGCGCGACCTGCTCGCCCGTGCCGACAGCGCCGTCTCGATCTTCGGCGACCGCGCCGCCGTGCTGCAGGCCGCCGCACGCTTCGTCGCCGAGCGGAAGAACTAGTAGCTCCGGACTCCCTCACCTCTCCCGCTTGCGGGAGAGGTCGGATCGCGACAGCGATCCGGATGAGGGCTCGCGATGCGGCGACAACGAAGGTTGAGCGAGAGAGCTGGCGTCACCATGGCCTCTGACAAAGAAGATCCCGCCCTCGCCCGCTTCCGCAAGATGTCGCGGCCGATGCGGCTGATCTATGCGCGGCCGCGGACGTTCATCGCGCTTGGTATCGGCATCCTCGTCGGCCTGCTCCTGCCGGGCTCCCCCCGGCTGGCAACGCGGCTCGTGCTCGGCTGGGACGCGCTGATCGCGGTCTATCTCGTGCTGGTCTATGCGATGATGCTTTGCAATGACCATCAGCATATCCGCCGCGCCGCCGCGATGCAGGACGACGGCCGCTTCGTGATCCTGCTGGTCACGGCGATCGGTGCGTTCGCGAGCATCGCGGCGATCGTCGCCGAACTCGGCGTCCATCGCGGCGCCACGGAACTCACGATCGCGATCACCACGATCGTGCTATCCTGGGCCGCCGTGCATACCACTTTCGCGCTGCACTACGCGCATGACTATTACCGGAACGCCAAGCCCGGCGGCCTGCAATTCCCGGGCAGCGGCAAGGAAGACCATGCCGACTATTGGGACTTCGTCTATTTCTCGTTCGTGATCGGCATGACCGCGCAGGTTTCCGACGTCGGCATCACCGACAAGACGATTCGCCGGACGGCAACGGCGCATGGGATCGTCTCGTTCATCTACAACACGGCCTTGCTGGCACTGACGGTCAACATCGCCGCGAGCGCCATCTCGAACTGACATCGTCCCGGCACGGCCGGGACGATCTGCATCGTCAGTTGCAAACCTCGGCATTGGCGTCGTTGCCGGG
The sequence above is drawn from the Bradyrhizobium amphicarpaeae genome and encodes:
- a CDS encoding DUF1345 domain-containing protein; amino-acid sequence: MASDKEDPALARFRKMSRPMRLIYARPRTFIALGIGILVGLLLPGSPRLATRLVLGWDALIAVYLVLVYAMMLCNDHQHIRRAAAMQDDGRFVILLVTAIGAFASIAAIVAELGVHRGATELTIAITTIVLSWAAVHTTFALHYAHDYYRNAKPGGLQFPGSGKEDHADYWDFVYFSFVIGMTAQVSDVGITDKTIRRTATAHGIVSFIYNTALLALTVNIAASAISN
- the rpmF gene encoding 50S ribosomal protein L32, yielding MAVPRRKTSPSRRGMRRSADAIKKPTYVEDKDSGELRRPHHLDLKTGMYKGRQVLKKKES
- a CDS encoding polyprenyl synthetase family protein, which encodes MTGTSPSDFAKRLDKTADDTEALLSRLLSDDILHDEIARPKRLMDAMRYSSLNGGKRLRPFLVVESAAVFGVPREAALLVGAALECIHCYSLIHDDLPAMDNSDLRRGRPTLHKKTDDATAILAGDGLLTLAFDIVTRDEIHRDANVRLLLTRALARCAGIGGMVGGQILDLAGEGRFGGNEPIDVARIQQMKTGALLRYGCIAGAILGQASQKEYQALDDYGRALGEAFQIADDLLDVEGDAAALGKPAGADAALGKTTFVTQLGIEGAKQRVRDLLARADSAVSIFGDRAAVLQAAARFVAERKN
- the mtgA gene encoding monofunctional biosynthetic peptidoglycan transglycosylase, which gives rise to MRIVKILLVALAVVILAPYVIAPFYRIGHPVSTLMAWRSLRGAPMQREWIDLAAMSPALPRSVIAAEDAHFCKHHGIDWGALREAIDDAQEDGTPFRGASTITQQVAKNLFLWQGRDFVRKALEFPLALWIDLILPKARILEIYLNIAEFGPRGQFGVEAGSTYAFGKSAASLSPREAALLASILPNPVKRSAKTPGPGVRRLAGTYVARAQANSLATCWRENR